Proteins encoded by one window of Balearica regulorum gibbericeps isolate bBalReg1 chromosome 21, bBalReg1.pri, whole genome shotgun sequence:
- the UBE2J2 gene encoding ubiquitin-conjugating enzyme E2 J2, whose product MSNNSNKRAPTTATQRLKQDYLRIKKDPVPYICAEPLPSNILEWHYVVRGPEMTPYEGGYYHGKLIFPREFPFKPPSIYMITPNGRFKCNTRLCLSITDFHPDTWNPAWSVSTILTGLLSFMVEKGPTLGSIETSEFTKRQLAAQSLAFNLKDKVFCELFPEVVEEIKQKQKAQEELSNRPPSLPLPDVVPDGEAHYGQNGIPLLNGHVPLAPANHPGLQQANRNHGLLGGALANLFVIVGFAAFAYTVKYVLRSIAQE is encoded by the exons ATGAGCAACAACAGTAATAAGAGAGCACCAACAACAGCAACACAGAGACTTAAACAAGACTACCTTCGAATTAAGAAAGATCCAGTGCCTTATATCTGTGCAGAGCCCCTCCCATCTAATATCCTTGAATG GCACTATGTTGTACGGGGACCTGAAATGACTCCCTATGAAG GTGGCTATTATCATGGGAAACTAATATTCCCCAGAGAATTTCCTTTTAAACCTCCTAGTATTTATATGATTACACCTAATGGAAGGTTTAAGTGTAATACAAG GTTGTGTCTTTCAATCACTGATTTCCATCCGGATACATGGAATCCAGCTTGGTCAGTCTCAACGATCTTGACGGGCCTTCTTAGTTTTATGGTGGAAAAGGGCCCCACACTGGGCAGCATAGAGACATCAGAATTCACA AAAAGACAGCTTGCTGCACAAAGCttagcatttaatttaaaagataaagtcTTCTGTGAGCTCTTCCCTGAAGTGGTGGAG gagattaaacaaaagcagaaagcacaagAAGAGCTCAGTAACAGacctccatccctccctttACCAGATGTTGTCCCTGATGGGGAAGCACACTACGGTCAGAATGGAATACCCCTTCTTAATGGGCACGTACCGTTGGCACCTGCCAATCATCCAGGTCTCCAACAGGCCAATCGTAACCATGGACTTTTAGGTGGAGCTTTGGCGAACTTGTTTGTTATAGTTGGTTTTGCAGCCTTTGCCTACACAGTCAAGTATGTACTGAGAAGCATAGCGCAAGAATGA